GACGAGCTGATGTCGATGCCGCTCGTCGAGCGCGAGGTGCTGGTCCTGTTCTATCTGCGGGAGCTGCCGCTCGACCAGGTGGCGGCCGTGCTCGACGTCCCGGTCGGCACCGTGAAATCCCGCCTCTTCCGCGCACGCCGCATGCTGCGCGAACGACTCGAACAAAGGGGATTGACGCATGACTGACCAAAACGCCGTCCCGGCGCCGCGGCCGTCGGCCGACGAGCTGCGCAGCCGCCTTGCTGCCGAGCTCGCGCTGCCGTCGCGAGTCGGGTACACGGCCCTGCTGCTCGCGGGCCTCACTGTTGCCGCCGTGACCGGCTCGCTCCTCGCGACGGAGGCCGGGCTGCCCGGGCGGACACAGGCGGCGTTCGTGGTGGTCGCCAGCGCCGGACTCGCATGGGCCGCCCTTGCCGCGTGGGTGCTCGCGCGACGTCGCGTGCTCTTCGCGTCGCATCGCGTGATGGCTGGACGCATGAGCGTAACCTGCACCGCACTGTTCACAGCTGGCGCACTGACCGTGTGGCTGCTCGGGTCGCGGCAGCAACCGGGAGCACTGGCGGCGGCCGCGGTCGGCGCGGCGATGCTCGCAGTCGCCGTCGTCGTGCTGCTCCGTGCACGGCGTCGCGTATTGCTGCTCACCGCCCGGAAGCGTGAGATCGAGCGGCTGCTCGCGAGGGAGGCACGATGACACGACGCATGCGTGCAGCATCCATGTCACTGGCGGTCCGGTGTAGGAAGGGGTCCCACGTTCTCACGATCGGCGTTGCAATCGCGACCGCGGCGGCGTGCTTCGATCCGGCGGCAGCGCACGCACAGTCGTCGGTGCGGCCGGGCACGTTCTCCGTGCGAGGCGAGGATGTGTCGGCGGAGTATGGCGAGCTCGAGGTCCGGGCCAATCGCGCGTCCGGGACCGACGCCGTGCTGACGCTGCGATTCGTACGGTTCGCGTCTACGGCCGCCGAGCCACGTCCGCCCATTGTGTTCCTCGCCGGCGGTCCCGGCGATGCGGCTACGCGCGCATTGTCGGGCATGCCGCGCGAGGTGCTCGAGCAGTTGCGCGCCGTCGCGGACGTGATCGCGTTCGACCAGCGCGGCACCGGCACTTCGGAGCCGTCCGATCCGACGTGCGGCGCGAGTCCGATGCTGCCGCGTGATCGCGCCGGCGACGCGGAGCACCTGCTCTCGATCCTGCGGCCGTTCGTTGCGGCGTGCATCGCCGCGGCACCCTCGCGCGGGATCGATATCGGCGGCCTGACCACCGTCGAAAGCGCGGACGATGTGGAGGCGCTGCGGCAAGCGCTCGGCGCCCCATCTCTGCAGCTCCTGGCCGGCAGCTACGGCACGCACCTCGCCCTTGCCGTCGCACGCCGTCACCCGGAGTCCGTAACCGCCATGGTGCTCGCAGGCGTGGAAGGGCCTGACCATACCTTCAAGCGGCCGGTACTGGCGGACAGCGTGCTCGCTGGCATCGCCGCCGCGAAGCGACCGACGCTGCTCCAGGAGATCGCTACACTGCGCGCGCGGTTGATGGAGCCCGTCGCGTACACGTTCGCGAATGGCCGTACCATCACGCTCGGAGCGTGGGACCTCCAGCGCTGGGTCGCGGAATCGCTCGACGCCATGCCCGAGATCGCGGCCATGATGAGCGCAATGCCGCGGCTGCTGGATGGCGACTATGAGCCGCTCGCCGTCTGGACGCTGCGCGCACGACTGCCGCAGCCGTTCAACCTCATGAACCTGGCGATGGACTGCGCGTCGTACGCCAGCGACGAGCGCCTTCGGCTGATCGGGAATGAGGGACGTACTGCGCTGCTGGGCGACGCACTGAACTTCCCCAAGCCGGCGCTGTGCGACCTGTCCGGTCTGCCCAGGCTCGACGACACGTTCCGTCAGCCGGTATCGAGCAATACCTCCGCACTGCTCGTCACTGGCGAGTGGGACGGCCGCACGCCCCCTGCGAATGCCCGCGAGGTCGCGCGTCGCATGCCGAACGCACACGT
The Longimicrobiales bacterium genome window above contains:
- a CDS encoding alpha/beta fold hydrolase yields the protein MTRRMRAASMSLAVRCRKGSHVLTIGVAIATAAACFDPAAAHAQSSVRPGTFSVRGEDVSAEYGELEVRANRASGTDAVLTLRFVRFASTAAEPRPPIVFLAGGPGDAATRALSGMPREVLEQLRAVADVIAFDQRGTGTSEPSDPTCGASPMLPRDRAGDAEHLLSILRPFVAACIAAAPSRGIDIGGLTTVESADDVEALRQALGAPSLQLLAGSYGTHLALAVARRHPESVTAMVLAGVEGPDHTFKRPVLADSVLAGIAAAKRPTLLQEIATLRARLMEPVAYTFANGRTITLGAWDLQRWVAESLDAMPEIAAMMSAMPRLLDGDYEPLAVWTLRARLPQPFNLMNLAMDCASYASDERLRLIGNEGRTALLGDALNFPKPALCDLSGLPRLDDTFRQPVSSNTSALLVTGEWDGRTPPANAREVARRMPNAHVLVIENASHGVLGHPDVLRRSIELFRGAK